From Deltaproteobacteria bacterium, one genomic window encodes:
- the ftsA gene encoding cell division protein FtsA, producing MARRDEILAGLDIGTTKVCCVVAEVRDNELEVIGVGSAPSRGLSRGVVVNIENTVEAIKHALYEVETMSGVKVESVYAGIAGSHIKGFNSTGLIAVKNGEVRDVDIQRVVEAARAVPLPADREIVHILPQDFIVDDQDNVRDPLGMSAVRLEAKVHMVTGLASSVQNIMKSCHRSGLHVSDIVLTQIASAESVLTPDEKELGVALFDIGGGTCDIAIYVNGAIRHTAVVPIAGTHITKDVAQGMRTPLQEAEKVKLQHGCARALMVGDDEMIEVSGVGGRPPRRVERRTLAQIIEPRVDELFTLIDSELIRSGFKNLLAAGVVITGGTASLPGIADLAEQILDLPARVGEPAGVGGLVDMVHDPRFATPIGLVLYGSKYRNFGARNRASGDGFFSRISRGMKETFAEFF from the coding sequence ATGGCAAGAAGGGATGAGATCCTGGCGGGACTCGACATCGGCACCACGAAGGTGTGCTGCGTGGTGGCCGAGGTCCGGGACAACGAGCTGGAAGTGATCGGCGTCGGGAGTGCGCCCTCGCGGGGCCTCTCGCGGGGCGTGGTCGTCAACATCGAGAACACCGTCGAGGCGATCAAACACGCCCTCTACGAGGTGGAAACCATGTCGGGAGTGAAGGTGGAGTCGGTCTACGCCGGCATCGCCGGCTCCCACATCAAGGGGTTCAATTCGACGGGCCTCATTGCCGTCAAGAACGGCGAGGTCCGGGACGTGGACATCCAGCGTGTCGTCGAAGCGGCCCGCGCCGTGCCGCTCCCGGCGGACCGGGAGATCGTCCACATTCTCCCGCAGGACTTCATCGTGGACGACCAGGACAACGTGCGCGACCCGCTGGGGATGAGCGCCGTGCGGCTGGAGGCGAAGGTCCACATGGTCACGGGGCTGGCCTCCAGTGTGCAGAACATCATGAAAAGCTGCCACCGGTCCGGGCTCCATGTCTCCGACATCGTGCTGACGCAGATCGCCTCTGCCGAATCGGTCCTGACGCCGGACGAAAAGGAACTGGGCGTGGCCCTGTTCGACATTGGCGGCGGCACCTGCGACATCGCCATCTACGTGAACGGCGCGATCCGCCACACGGCGGTGGTGCCGATCGCCGGCACGCACATCACCAAGGACGTCGCCCAGGGCATGCGGACGCCGCTCCAGGAGGCCGAGAAGGTGAAGCTCCAGCACGGCTGCGCGCGCGCCCTCATGGTTGGGGACGACGAGATGATCGAGGTGTCGGGCGTCGGCGGCCGTCCGCCCCGGCGGGTGGAACGCCGCACACTGGCGCAGATCATCGAGCCGCGTGTGGACGAGCTCTTCACCCTGATCGACAGCGAGCTGATCCGCTCGGGCTTCAAGAACCTGCTGGCGGCGGGTGTCGTCATCACGGGGGGCACGGCCTCGCTGCCCGGCATCGCCGATCTTGCCGAGCAGATACTCGACCTGCCGGCGCGGGTGGGCGAGCCGGCGGGCGTCGGGGGGCTGGTGGACATGGTCCACGATCCCCGGTTCGCCACGCCGATCGGGCTTGTGCTCTATGGCAGCAAGTACCGCAATTTCGGGGCGCGCAACCGTGCCAGTGGCGACGGATTCTTCTCGCGGATCTCGCGGGGAATGAAGGAGACGTTTGCCGAGTTCTTCTGA
- a CDS encoding FtsQ-type POTRA domain-containing protein, producing MGRTMILRRPANRRKTAADGHSPLLRAGVGLAVVVLAAGAFVAGGYAIWRGVSESPHFNVQQVIVLHNRRASADEVTALLGIEPGQNLFKLDLESLKSDVELHPWVASARVYRRLPSTLVADVVEHVPAAVLQSGGLYYVSDDGVVFKAIRPEESVDYPVITGIDITAVRAGDRRSLGALRDLVAFLQMVAHGGMPSVDDLDELNWDAEKGLTVYSAARIPVVQLGTAGWDIRWKQLQAILLDIEERQLDVSTVDFRSQRMAVLRMQPVPHPPKSAQRRGAQPDAGAGRPGAAPGVTPGTAPSPDGGGAGKSLEI from the coding sequence ATGGGCCGGACGATGATACTCCGCCGCCCGGCGAACCGCCGGAAAACGGCCGCCGACGGCCACTCCCCCCTGCTCCGGGCAGGGGTGGGACTTGCCGTGGTCGTGCTTGCCGCCGGTGCGTTTGTTGCGGGCGGCTATGCGATCTGGCGCGGTGTCAGCGAAAGCCCCCACTTCAACGTCCAGCAGGTGATCGTACTCCACAACCGGCGGGCATCGGCCGACGAGGTGACGGCGCTGCTTGGCATCGAGCCCGGACAGAACCTGTTCAAGCTCGACCTGGAATCCCTGAAGAGTGACGTGGAACTGCATCCCTGGGTGGCGAGCGCCCGGGTCTACCGGCGCCTTCCGTCCACGCTGGTCGCCGACGTGGTGGAGCACGTGCCTGCCGCCGTGCTCCAGAGCGGCGGGCTTTATTACGTCTCGGACGACGGCGTCGTGTTCAAGGCGATCCGGCCAGAGGAAAGCGTGGACTATCCGGTGATTACCGGCATCGACATCACGGCCGTCCGCGCCGGCGACAGACGCTCGCTGGGCGCGCTCCGCGATCTCGTCGCGTTCCTCCAGATGGTCGCGCACGGCGGCATGCCGTCCGTTGACGATCTCGACGAACTGAACTGGGACGCCGAAAAAGGCCTCACGGTGTATTCGGCCGCCCGGATACCGGTGGTCCAGCTCGGAACGGCCGGATGGGACATCCGCTGGAAGCAGCTCCAGGCGATCCTCCTCGACATCGAGGAACGGCAGCTCGACGTATCGACCGTTGATTTCCGCTCGCAGCGGATGGCCGTCCTGAGGATGCAGCCGGTTCCCCATCCGCCGAAATCCGCCCAGCGGCGCGGAGCGCAGCCGGACGCTGGTGCGGGGCGGCCGGGAGCGGCGCCGGGAGTAACGCCGGGCACGGCCCCGTCACCCGATGGCGGCGGAGCAGGCAAGAGTCTGGAAATCTGA
- a CDS encoding D-alanine--D-alanine ligase: MEHPWRKRRVGVLMGGLSSERDVSFRSGKAVAKALKGLGYQVTEIDAGRDLAQVLVRNRIDVVFNALHGKYGEDGCVQGLLEIVGVPYTGPGVAASAMSMDKSAAKKIFRAAGLTEAPFVELERRQFPAPAAFRSFESPFGLPVVVKPNDEGSSVGVSVVKTRAKLAPALAAAFRYSSKVLVEQYVKGREIAVAVLGERALGTVEIRTRREFYDYKAKYTRGETKYLVPAPLDPVVEHRLSADAIVASKVIACEGVSRVDFIVTDTFENYVLEVNTLPGLTELSLVPKIAAQAGIPFPVLCEQILDLASLKLDSGQEGTRR, translated from the coding sequence ATGGAACATCCCTGGCGGAAAAGGCGGGTTGGCGTACTGATGGGCGGCCTGTCCAGCGAACGCGACGTTTCCTTCCGGTCGGGGAAGGCCGTGGCGAAGGCTCTGAAAGGGCTTGGCTACCAGGTGACGGAGATCGATGCCGGGCGCGATCTCGCGCAGGTGCTGGTGAGGAACCGGATTGATGTGGTGTTCAACGCCCTCCACGGCAAATACGGCGAGGACGGCTGCGTCCAGGGGCTTCTGGAGATCGTCGGCGTCCCCTATACCGGCCCCGGTGTGGCGGCTTCGGCGATGAGCATGGACAAGTCGGCCGCCAAGAAGATCTTCCGGGCGGCGGGGCTCACCGAGGCGCCGTTCGTCGAGCTGGAGCGCCGCCAGTTCCCCGCGCCGGCGGCGTTCAGGAGCTTTGAGAGCCCGTTCGGGCTTCCCGTGGTCGTCAAGCCCAATGACGAGGGCTCGTCGGTGGGCGTCTCGGTCGTGAAGACGCGGGCGAAACTCGCCCCGGCACTGGCCGCGGCGTTCAGGTACAGCAGCAAGGTGCTGGTCGAGCAGTACGTGAAAGGCCGCGAGATCGCCGTCGCCGTGCTGGGCGAGCGGGCGCTCGGGACTGTCGAGATCCGCACCCGCCGCGAGTTCTACGACTACAAGGCCAAGTACACCAGGGGCGAGACGAAATACCTTGTCCCGGCACCGCTGGACCCGGTCGTGGAGCACCGCCTGTCGGCTGACGCCATCGTGGCCAGCAAGGTGATCGCCTGCGAGGGGGTTTCCCGGGTTGATTTCATCGTCACCGACACGTTCGAGAACTACGTGCTGGAAGTGAACACGCTGCCGGGCCTCACGGAGCTGTCGCTGGTGCCGAAGATCGCCGCGCAGGCGGGTATTCCGTTCCCTGTTCTCTGCGAGCAGATACTGGACCTCGCCTCGCTCAAGCTCGATTCCGGGCAGGAAGGAACACGCCGCTGA
- the murB gene encoding UDP-N-acetylmuramate dehydrogenase, translating to MAAARLDAGAAGRVAAGLEGRMGKRLRLQEPLVRHTAFRLGGPADLFAEVWTAAELAELYRLCAAEGLPVFLLGRGTNLLVRDGGFRGAVAVLGGDFEQIARIGEQGGKMLLRAGGGVLNAQLVKYCHHNGLVGLEFLALIPGTVGGAIRMNAGAHGSEIREFVDSADIVAADGRIETRSLDELGLSYRRSALAPGDAVASVDLLVPPGDVGAARERMREFSRHRTATQPLGEPNAGSVFKNPEKEFAGRLIEEAGLKGYRVGGARVSELHANFIVGSTEATAADVEAVIRHVRNKVFERTGIRLELEIRIIGEPAEGSER from the coding sequence ATGGCTGCCGCCAGACTGGATGCCGGCGCCGCAGGGCGCGTCGCCGCCGGGCTCGAAGGCCGGATGGGCAAGCGGTTGCGGCTGCAGGAGCCCCTCGTCCGGCATACGGCCTTCCGCCTCGGCGGGCCGGCGGACCTTTTCGCCGAGGTCTGGACGGCGGCCGAACTGGCGGAGCTGTACCGGCTGTGCGCCGCTGAGGGTCTTCCGGTCTTCCTGCTCGGCCGCGGAACGAACCTGCTCGTCCGCGACGGCGGCTTCCGGGGCGCGGTGGCCGTGCTCGGCGGTGATTTCGAGCAGATCGCCCGGATCGGCGAACAGGGCGGAAAAATGCTCCTCCGGGCGGGCGGCGGCGTGCTGAACGCGCAGCTCGTCAAATACTGCCACCACAACGGCCTGGTGGGGCTGGAGTTCCTGGCCCTCATTCCGGGGACGGTTGGCGGCGCGATCCGGATGAATGCCGGCGCGCACGGGAGCGAGATCCGCGAGTTTGTGGACAGCGCCGACATCGTGGCCGCGGACGGCCGGATCGAAACCCGCAGCCTCGATGAACTGGGACTTTCGTACCGGCGGAGCGCGCTTGCTCCGGGCGACGCCGTGGCATCGGTGGACCTGCTGGTCCCGCCGGGGGATGTGGGGGCCGCCCGCGAACGGATGCGCGAGTTTTCCCGGCACCGGACGGCGACCCAGCCGCTCGGCGAGCCCAATGCCGGATCGGTGTTCAAGAACCCGGAAAAGGAGTTCGCGGGCCGGCTGATCGAGGAGGCCGGACTGAAGGGCTATCGCGTGGGCGGCGCCCGAGTGAGCGAGCTGCATGCCAATTTCATCGTCGGTTCCACCGAGGCGACGGCGGCGGACGTGGAGGCGGTCATCCGGCACGTCCGCAACAAGGTGTTTGAACGGACCGGCATCCGGCTGGAACTGGAAATCAGGATTATCGGCGAGCCCGCGGAAGGCTCGGAAAGGTAA